Proteins encoded together in one uncultured Flavobacterium sp. window:
- a CDS encoding thioredoxin family protein, translated as MSKFGELINAQVPVLIDFYTDWNESSVSMHPVIKDVAAALGDKAKVIKIDVDKNQELAEALRIKGLPTLMIYKEGQMIWRQSGELDANTIIGIVQEQFNL; from the coding sequence ATGTCAAAATTTGGAGAACTTATAAATGCTCAAGTTCCAGTGTTGATTGATTTTTACACAGATTGGAACGAATCATCTGTATCGATGCATCCTGTTATTAAGGATGTTGCAGCTGCACTTGGCGATAAAGCCAAGGTAATTAAAATTGATGTGGATAAAAATCAGGAATTAGCAGAAGCACTACGTATAAAAGGACTTCCTACTTTAATGATTTACAAAGAAGGGCAAATGATTTGGAGACAATCAGGAGAACTTGATGCAAATACAATTATTGGAATTGTCCAGGAGCAATTTAATTTATAG
- a CDS encoding polysaccharide deacetylase family protein: protein MSFYWVKTNSFIKRVFSKYCWDIPNKEKKIYLTFDDGPTPEVTDWVLSELKKFDAKATFFCIGKNIKANLSLFEKLITEGHSIGNHTMNHVNGWKSHTNDYIQNVQNCAAVLEEEKTCNLIFRPPYGKIKKAQSKILRKLGYKIIMWDVLSADFDQSITPEKCLQNVTKNVKSGSVIVFHDSIKASQNLKFALPKTLHFLKENGYKFDIIH, encoded by the coding sequence ATGAGCTTTTATTGGGTAAAAACAAATTCATTCATTAAAAGGGTATTTTCTAAATATTGTTGGGACATTCCAAACAAAGAAAAGAAAATATACCTCACTTTTGATGATGGCCCAACTCCAGAGGTTACAGACTGGGTTTTATCTGAATTGAAAAAATTTGATGCGAAAGCCACTTTTTTCTGTATCGGAAAAAACATCAAAGCCAATTTATCTTTATTTGAAAAACTAATCACCGAAGGACATTCTATCGGAAATCACACTATGAATCACGTTAATGGCTGGAAAAGCCATACAAACGACTATATCCAGAACGTACAGAATTGCGCTGCAGTTCTCGAAGAAGAAAAAACATGCAACCTGATATTTCGTCCTCCTTACGGGAAGATAAAAAAAGCGCAATCTAAAATTCTAAGAAAGCTAGGCTACAAAATAATTATGTGGGATGTTTTAAGCGCTGATTTCGATCAAAGCATTACTCCGGAAAAATGTCTTCAAAACGTTACCAAAAACGTAAAATCAGGAAGCGTCATTGTATTTCATGACAGCATAAAAGCATCGCAAAATTTAAAATTTGCGTTACCTAAAACCTTACATTTTTTAAAAGAAAATGGATATAAATTTGATATTATTCACTAA